A window of Rufibacter tibetensis genomic DNA:
AAGGACATAATCGTACCCTTATGTTCCCAGTTGAGCAGGTCTTTGCTCTCTGCCAGCCATGTTTCGTAACCTCGGCCGTCAAAAACAAGGTACGTCATATACCATTTGTTTCCTTTACGGAACACAGTGGGGCAGTCTGTCTTTTTAGAGTTATTGGACGGCATCAGCACCAGACCGTATTTGTAAGGTGTCTTCACCTCTTCATACACGCGTTCCATTTCGCTCTGTGGAACCACTGTCTTTGCCTTTTGTGCAAAAACCACAGCCATTGACAAAGCTGAGAGGATTAGGGTAAGGCTTATTTTCTTGAGATGCATCCTGTTTATTTAATTACTTGTCTTATCATCATTCATGCCTATAATTTGTCTATTGGCATGGTAAAACGGGTGGAATCCAGCTTGCTTTCTTTGCAGGGCAATAACTTTCTCGCACTCCTCCCCCTTTTGCTTTTGCCGACCTGTTTTGCAAATCACATCCTGAAACCTTGCCTCAGGCAAAATTCAGGGTTAGCACTAAAGCTCCTTTTTAGCCTGCACCACAAAGTGATAAGTACCCGATCCCACTTTTAGAAAAGCACGCCCATTTTCAGAGGGAAGCTGTTGCAGGTCTTTGTTGCCAGCTACTAATTTTCCGCTTTCGAATATTTGGTCTGTCGCAGTCATGGGTAAGTGAACAGTGGCTGTAGTATTAGCAGGTATCTCCACGCTTAACTCCAACGTATCGGCATTCCTTTTCCAGTCGGTGCTAATCACACCGTAGGGAGAGTCGTAGGTAACTTTGGAGAACGTCAGGTCCCCTACAATCTCAGGCCGAATCTCAATGTGGTTGAAAGCGATTGAATGCTCCTGCTGCCGAATGCCGCCAATACCACTGTAGAACCACTCCAGAATATGTCCCAGCATCAAATGATTATTTGACACAGTAGGTAGTGCCTGCCACGACTCAGTGAGGGCGGTGGCGCCACGTGCCAACTGGTAACCGTACCCTGGCACATCGGTGCGGCTGTTCATATCGTAAATCACATCAGAACGACCGGCATCGTCAAGTACGCGTAGCAGGTACCGGTAGCCTACATCACCTGCCGTTAATTTGTTTGTTCTGATGTCTTTTATGATATTATTCACCACATCCTCTTTGTATTGTGGCTCCACCAGTTTCATGTAAACAGCCATGGCATTTGCTGTCTGGCTTCCGGTGGCATATTGTTTTGTTTCCTTGTTAAAAAATGTCTCGTTAAAGGCTCTTTTTACTTCAGCTCCCAACTGCTCATAGGCTTTTGCATCCTGCGGCTTGCCTAGCAGCGCAGCAATCTTGCCCATGATGCTGAGGTCGTAATAGTAAATGGCGGTGGCCGTTACACCGTTGGGGGTTTGCTGCGAAAAGCCAGGGCGCTCCGGCCCCAGGTCGTACCAGTCGCTGAGGCCATGCGAAACCAGATTGTTTTTTGATTTGCTCTTCAGGTACTCCACATAGCGCTGCATCATAGGGTACGCTTCTTCCAGCACCTGCTGGTCGCCATACCACTGGTAAAGGTACCAGGGGAATATGATGCCATTGCTGCCCCACTCCGGCGAGTCCCTGAAAACACCGTTTGAGAACTCAAACTCTACATACTCCGGCGCAATGTTAGGAATCAGGCCTTCCTTTGTCTGCGCCATCTGCATGTCACGGATAAGCTTGCGGCTCATGCTGGCAATGTCATAGCTGTAGCGGATGGAGCTACCTACCAAATGCACTTCTTCCTGCCAGCCTAACTTTTCGCGGTGCGGACAATCCGTGAACACGCTTTGCATGTTGCTCCGGATAGCCCAGTCTATGAGGGTCTCCGTTTTATTAAACAAGTCCTTGGAGGTAGCAAATTGACCTACACGCTTCGCCGCATTGGTATTATGCAAGCCCTTGAGGGCTACCATCACGGGCAGGCCCTGCGGGTTCGGCTGCCCCTCGGGCACACTGCCCTCTACCATCACGTAGCGGAAACCATAATAGGAGAAACGTGGCTGCCAGGTCTCAGTGCCTTCGCCTTTGAGCGTGTAAATGAAATTGTACGGGCTACCCGTATGCTTCTGGGTGACCAACTGCTGCTCATTGAGCAGTTCACCGGGGGTTATTTTAACGGTTGCCCCCTTCTTCCCTTTCACCGCGATGCCTACAATACCGGATGCATTCTGCCCCAGGTCGTATACCCATTTCCCTGGTTCTGGCTGCGTCACTTTGATAGGTGCATGGCTCTGCACCAGCTTCACAGGGGTGGAAACCTGCGCCTCCAGCTTTGGGCCCTCCACCAGCAGCACCTGCCTCCATGCCTTGTTTTCTTTAAAATCAGGTTTGTTCCAGCCTGGTTGCTCCAAGGTTGCATCGTAAAACTCACCGCCGTAAATGCTGGAGAAGGTGATGGGCCCTGGAGCTGTTTTCCAGGAAGCATCACTGATGATGTTTTCTGTTTTACCGTTCTGGTA
This region includes:
- a CDS encoding family 78 glycoside hydrolase catalytic domain, giving the protein MIRSILFLLLCLSTIQAFSQKETLKVNDLQCEYRENPLGVESPTPRLQWRLNSPQRNVVQTAYRVLVADSPEQLQKNKGNVWDSRKVKSNKSIQLAYAGKRLEPAKAYFWKVMVWDNKGNASWSEPAQWQMGLPTAQDWKGARWIAYEELPSEKRIVPAQHGKGSKSLDEGKNILPILRKEFTIANPVKRATAYISGLGHFEVSLNGEKVGDHFLAPGWTDYDEHALYVSYDITNQVNKGKNALGVMLGNGFYHIPRGSQYRKLTGSFGYPKMICRLVVEYQNGKTENIISDASWKTAPGPITFSSIYGGEFYDATLEQPGWNKPDFKENKAWRQVLLVEGPKLEAQVSTPVKLVQSHAPIKVTQPEPGKWVYDLGQNASGIVGIAVKGKKGATVKITPGELLNEQQLVTQKHTGSPYNFIYTLKGEGTETWQPRFSYYGFRYVMVEGSVPEGQPNPQGLPVMVALKGLHNTNAAKRVGQFATSKDLFNKTETLIDWAIRSNMQSVFTDCPHREKLGWQEEVHLVGSSIRYSYDIASMSRKLIRDMQMAQTKEGLIPNIAPEYVEFEFSNGVFRDSPEWGSNGIIFPWYLYQWYGDQQVLEEAYPMMQRYVEYLKSKSKNNLVSHGLSDWYDLGPERPGFSQQTPNGVTATAIYYYDLSIMGKIAALLGKPQDAKAYEQLGAEVKRAFNETFFNKETKQYATGSQTANAMAVYMKLVEPQYKEDVVNNIIKDIRTNKLTAGDVGYRYLLRVLDDAGRSDVIYDMNSRTDVPGYGYQLARGATALTESWQALPTVSNNHLMLGHILEWFYSGIGGIRQQEHSIAFNHIEIRPEIVGDLTFSKVTYDSPYGVISTDWKRNADTLELSVEIPANTTATVHLPMTATDQIFESGKLVAGNKDLQQLPSENGRAFLKVGSGTYHFVVQAKKEL